The following coding sequences lie in one Glycine max cultivar Williams 82 chromosome 19, Glycine_max_v4.0, whole genome shotgun sequence genomic window:
- the LOC100777056 gene encoding Cytochrome c1 2, heme protein, mitochondrial-like, which yields MAGGVIQQILRRKLHPRFTNSPLLSPIVAKKDDAGSSGSQSLRALALIGAGLSGLFSFSTMAAADEAEHGLACPSYPWPHKGILSSYDHASIRRGHQVYTEVCASCHSMSLISYRDLVGVAYTEEEVKAMAAEIEVVDGPNDEGEMFTRPGKLSDRFPQPYANEAAARFANGGAYPPDLSLITKARHNGQNYVFALLTGYRDPPAGVSIREGLHYNPYFPGGAIAMPKMLNDGAVEYEDGTPATEAQMGKDVVSFLSWAAEPEMEERKLMGFKWIFVLSLALLQAAYYRRLRWSVLKSRKLVLDVVN from the exons ATGGCTGGAGGTGTTATTCAGCAGATATTGAGGAGGAAACTACACCCTCGGTTTACT AACTCTCCCTTGTTGTCACCCATCGTAGCCAAGAAAGATGATGCTGGCTCTTCTGGCAGTCAGTCCTTAAGAGCACTTGCATTAATTGGAGCTGGTTTATCAGGCCTTTTCAGTTTTTCAACAATGGCAGCAGCTGATGAAGCTGAGCATGGCCTGGCATGTCCAAGCTATCCGTGGCCTCACAAAGGAATTCTTAGTTCATATGATCATGCTTC GATTCGTCGTGGTCATCAAGTTTATACAGAAGTCTGTGCTTCCTGCCATTCTATGTCTTTGATATCGTATCGTGATTTGGTTGGTGTTGCTTATACAGAAGAAGAGGTAAAGGCTATGGCAGCTGAGATTGAGGTGGTTGATGGCCCTAACGATGAGGGTGAGATGTTTACACGCCCTGGTAAACTCAGCGATCGTTTTCCTCAGCCATATGCAAATGAAGCAGCTGCTAGGTTTGCTAATGGAGGAGCTTATCCTCCAGATCTAAGTCTTATTACCAAA gCCCGTCACAATGGTCAGAACTATGTTTTTGCCCTTCTAACTGGTTATCGTGACCCACCTGCTGGTGTTTCA ATAAGAGAGGGACTTCATTATAATCCTTACTTTCCTGGTGGAGCAATTGCCATGCCTAAAATGCTTAATGATGGTGCTGTGGAATATGAAGATGGTACCCCTGCTACAGAAGCTCAG ATGGGGAAGGATGTTGTGTCATTCTTAAGTTGGGCCGCCGAACCTGAGATGGAAGAGAGAAAACTG ATGGGATTTAAATGGATATTTGTACTGTCACTGGCACTACTTCAGGCTGCCTATTACCGCCGCTTGAGGTGGTCAGTTCTAAAGTCTCGCAAGCTGGTTCTTGATGTTGTCAACTAG